The following are encoded together in the Diabrotica undecimpunctata isolate CICGRU chromosome 7, icDiaUnde3, whole genome shotgun sequence genome:
- the LOC140445788 gene encoding rRNA methyltransferase 2, mitochondrial-like — protein sequence MNITTFLRKFSLCSCLQRKVTTNALKSRTKNTSSQQWLSRQLSDPYVEKAKLMNYRCRSAFKLLEINDKYDILKPGHVVLDVGAAPGSWSQVLAHTVNSNESNKDLPTGIVIAIDKQNIYPIDGVHIFGNMDFTSIETQKKILEFLNKRTVDAVVSDMAPSATGIRYMDNENMLKLCYSVLRFALEISVKNASFLVKLWQCGETKQLENDIAQFYNKVKVVKPNASRSDSTEIYLLGREFKGLKT from the exons ATGAATATCACTACATTCCTTAGAAAATTTTCTCTATGTAGTTGCCTACAACGGAAAGTAACTACCAATGCTCTTAAATCTAGGACAAAAAATACAAGTTCACAACAGTGGCTCTCCAGACAACTATCAGATCCATATGTGGAAAAAGCTAAACTAATGAATTATAGATGTCGTAGCGCCTTTAAATTACTAGAAATAAATGATAAGTATGATATCTTAAAACCTGGACATGTGGTTCTTGATGTCGGTGCAGCTCCAGGTTCTTGGTCTCAAGTTTTAGCACATACAGTTAACTCAAATGAAAGTAACAAGGACTTACCAACTGGTATAGTAATTGCCAttgataaacaaaatatttatccTATAGAT ggTGTGCATATTTTTGGCAATATGGATTTTACAAGtatagaaacacagaagaaaattttagaatttttaaataagagAACAGTGGATGCAGTTGTGTCAGATATGGCGCCTAGTGCTACTGGTATAAGATATATGGACAatgaaaatatgttaaaattgtgttATAGCGTGTTACGATTTGCTCTAGAGATATCTGTTAAAAATGCATCATTTTTAGTTAAATTGTGGCAATGTGGTGAGACAAAACAACTAGAAAATGATATTGCCCAATTTTATAATAAAGTTAAAGTAGTCAAACCAAATGCCAGTAGGTCAGATTCAACAGAAATCTATTTATTAGGTAGAGAATTTAAGGGGCTTAAAACTTGA
- the LOC140445789 gene encoding uncharacterized protein translates to MTSTAPEHLNEFEVELNFNYEFADESTTCFDPLPLYENDIAPSQELKREFTIVEEIVKIEDTVIQDVSIKGEDIKNEGQEAVVEQLKVSTNRKHYGNKWIRSKLECNICEIGFNSIVQKRRHLKLHNAKSTPICHLCGIFIKTFGQLEDHYLIHRVKRIKKSPKKVKRKVGQFKKDSLKEERGRNELSTKIKNRKTISVTTIKRKKEINVDRPPQQDFNYNVVNRTVKRKNKVVDKNKIQKEDSKYSKITKQPNTVKNKTETNRSNVLKKTEIERIYKTSLIPIYKQDNGLVYYKCSECSQETNNRFFMTEHIKSHTLETDLKCPVCFKLLRYRASLTSHLKIHSVRKFECKICSNSFVTKAQLKRHLKIHLGQRDFKCSICSKTFMFKYNLQLHLKHHSGVKDFYCAICNRAFLLKVHLKAHLKTHNKIEEEYKCPHCPRVFKLKSSHTGHVRSHPDENGFKCSICSKSFPLRRNLTVHMKVHRIREKKYCFHCLKGFKDKKTLIVHFATHSDERNYNCDICSRSFKLKCHLVAHKRKVHHSTN, encoded by the exons ATGACCAGTACGGCCCCAGAACATTTAAATGAGTTTGAGGTAGAGCTAAATTTTAATTATGAATTTGCTGATGAATCGACGACGTGCTTTGATCCTCTACCATTATACGAAAATGATATCGCTCCTAGTCAAGAATTAAAGAGAGAATTTACAATTGTGGAAGAAATTGTCAAAATAGAAGATACTGTGATACAAGATGTGTCTATTAAGGGAGAAGACATAAAAAATGAGGGTCAAGAGGCAGTAGTAGAGCAATTGAAAGTTAGTACAAATCGTAAGCACTATGGAAATAAATGGATAAGATCTAAACTGGAATGTAATATATGTGAAAtag GTTTCAACTCCATTGTCCAAAAAAGACGACATCTAAAATTACATAATGCAAAATCAACACCCATTTGTCATTTATGTGGAATTTTCATTAAGACATTTGGTCAGCTGGAAGACCATTATTTAATCCATCGAgtgaaaagaataaagaaatcTCCTAAGAAg GTAAAAAGAAAAGTGGGACAGTTTAAAAAAGATTCATTAAAAGAGGAAAGGGGCCGCAATGAGTTATCAACCAAAATTAAAAACAGGAAAACAATTTCAGTGACTacgattaaaagaaaaaaagaaatcaaCGTCGACAGACCTCCACAACAGGATTTTAATTATAATGTGGTGAATCGTACAgtgaaaagaaaaaacaaagtagttgataaaaacaaaatacaGAAAGAAGATAGCAAGTATAGTAAAATAACAAAACAACCTAATACTGTTAAAAATAAAACTGAAACAAACCGAAGTAACGTTTTGAAGAAGACAGAAATAGAAAGAATATATAAAACTAGTCTTATACCAATATATAAACAAGACAATGGACTTGTATATTATAAATGTTCAGAATGTTCACAAGAAACAAACAATAGATTTTTTATGACAGAACATATAAAATCTCACACTTTAGAAACAGATCTTAAGTGTCCCGTTTGCTTTAAATTATTGAGATATAGAGCTTCCCTAACTAGCCATTTAAAAATACATTCTGTTAGAAAGTTCGAATGCAAAATTTGTTCAAATTCGTTTGTAACAAAGGCACAGCTTAAGAGGCATTTAAAGATTCACTTAGGCCAAAGGGATTTTAAATGTTCTATTTGCTCGAAGACATTTATGTTTAAGTATAATCTTCAGCTTCACTTAAAACATCATTCAGGAGTTAAGGACTTTTATTGTGCAATTTGTAATCGAGCATTTTTATTAAAAGTGCATCTTAAGGCACATTTGAAAACACacaataaaattgaagaagagtATAAATGTCCACATTGTCCAAGGGTTTTTAAACTTAAATCATCTCACACAGGACATGTTAGGTCTCATCCTGACGAAAATGGTTTTAAGTGTTCAATTTGTTCAAAATCTTTTCCGTTAAGGCGAAATTTAACCGTACATATGAAAGTTCATCGCATTagagaaaaaaaatattgttttcattgCTTAAAAGGATTCAAGGATAAAAAGACTCTCATTGTTCATTTTGCAACACATAGTGATGAACGAAATTATAACTGTGATATATGTTCGCGATCGTTTAAATTGAAATGCCACCTTGTTGCTCACAAGCGCAAAGTACATCATTCTACCAACTGA